A genomic region of Chloroflexota bacterium contains the following coding sequences:
- the ribD gene encoding bifunctional diaminohydroxyphosphoribosylaminopyrimidine deaminase/5-amino-6-(5-phosphoribosylamino)uracil reductase RibD, whose product MRRAVALARAARGRTSPLPPVGAVVVQGDRVVGEGATAPPGGPHAEVNALAAAGERARGGTLVVTLEPCNHVGRTPPCTQAIQRAGIARVVVGARDPNPHVSGGGLEALAANGIATDVGLLDREAEALIAPFATLVTRGRPFVTAKWAMTLDGKIAGPRGGEPITSVEARAEAHRLRDRVDAVIVGAATARIDDPRLTVRPAPADGRQPLRVVLDSAGSLASDARMLGEVGSTVVMTARESAADRARLERAGVEVVRVAGGPEGRVDLADALKTLGTRGLAHVLVEGGSRLLGALVAADLFDEVVVFIAPRVMGPGVPALEPPPEASRFPPRTLVEPRVRQLGPDIMLQGRRPAAEGG is encoded by the coding sequence ATGCGCCGGGCCGTCGCCCTTGCGCGCGCCGCGCGGGGGCGCACCAGCCCCCTGCCGCCCGTGGGCGCGGTGGTCGTGCAGGGCGACCGCGTGGTGGGCGAGGGGGCGACCGCTCCGCCCGGCGGACCGCACGCCGAGGTGAACGCGCTCGCCGCGGCGGGCGAGCGGGCCCGGGGCGGCACGCTCGTCGTGACGCTGGAGCCCTGCAATCACGTGGGGCGAACTCCGCCCTGCACGCAAGCCATCCAGCGTGCGGGGATCGCCCGCGTGGTCGTCGGCGCGCGCGACCCGAATCCCCACGTTTCGGGAGGCGGCCTGGAAGCGTTGGCGGCCAACGGCATCGCCACGGACGTCGGGCTGCTCGACCGCGAGGCCGAGGCGCTCATCGCGCCGTTTGCGACCCTGGTGACGCGCGGCCGCCCGTTCGTCACGGCAAAATGGGCGATGACGCTCGACGGCAAGATCGCCGGCCCGCGCGGCGGCGAACCGATTACCAGCGTCGAGGCCAGGGCCGAGGCGCACCGCCTGCGGGACCGCGTGGACGCGGTGATCGTGGGAGCGGCCACCGCGCGCATCGACGACCCGCGGCTCACGGTGCGGCCCGCGCCGGCCGATGGACGCCAACCGCTGCGCGTGGTCCTCGACTCGGCGGGTTCGCTGGCATCCGACGCGCGCATGCTCGGCGAGGTCGGGTCGACCGTGGTCATGACCGCGCGCGAGTCCGCCGCCGACCGCGCTCGACTTGAACGTGCCGGAGTCGAGGTCGTGCGGGTCGCCGGCGGACCGGAGGGCCGGGTCGACCTTGCCGATGCGCTGAAGACCTTGGGCACGCGCGGCTTGGCCCACGTACTGGTGGAAGGCGGATCGCGCCTGCTCGGCGCGCTCGTCGCCGCCGACCTGTTCGACGAAGTCGTGGTGTTCATCGCGCCGCGCGTGATGGGTCCCGGCGTCCCGGCGCTGGAACCCCCGCCCGAGGCGAGCCGCTTCCCGCCGCGGACGCTCGTCGAGCCCCGCGTGCGGCAGCTAGGACCGGACATCATGCTGCAAGGTCGGCGACCAGCAGCCGAGGGCGGCTGA
- a CDS encoding riboflavin synthase, producing the protein MFTGIVEAMGKVVEIDTSGSVHRLVVAAPVLGEGVAIGDSVALNGVCLTAVQVEDERMTVEVVPETLRRTNLGSLEIGDVVNVERSLPADGRFGGHIVQGHVDATCTVTKREPDGAGEMVTFSLPPEHAAQVVPKGFVALDGVSLTVVDASAEEFRVTLIPHTRKLVTLGAAKVGYRANLEVDVLAKYVERAMSAMPPEAALSRAQLQASGLLDVETEE; encoded by the coding sequence ATGTTCACCGGCATCGTCGAGGCGATGGGCAAAGTGGTCGAGATTGACACCAGCGGATCCGTGCACCGCCTCGTCGTCGCCGCGCCGGTGCTCGGCGAGGGCGTGGCCATCGGCGACAGCGTGGCGCTCAACGGCGTATGCCTCACGGCGGTGCAGGTCGAGGACGAGCGGATGACCGTCGAGGTCGTGCCGGAAACACTGCGCCGCACGAATCTGGGCTCGCTCGAGATTGGCGACGTCGTGAACGTGGAGCGCTCCTTGCCAGCCGACGGCCGCTTCGGCGGACACATCGTGCAGGGACACGTGGATGCCACCTGCACCGTCACCAAGCGCGAGCCGGACGGCGCCGGCGAGATGGTGACCTTCAGCCTGCCGCCCGAGCACGCGGCGCAGGTCGTCCCCAAGGGCTTTGTCGCCCTCGACGGCGTGAGCCTCACGGTGGTCGATGCGTCGGCCGAGGAATTCCGCGTGACGCTGATTCCCCACACCCGCAAGCTGGTGACCCTGGGGGCGGCGAAGGTCGGATATCGCGCTAACCTCGAGGTGGACGTGCTGGCAAAGTACGTGGAGCGCGCCATGTCCGCGATGCCGCCGGAGGCCGCGCTGAGCCGCGCGCAGCTCCAGGCGTCGGGACTCCTGGACGTGGAGACTGAGGAATGA
- the ribA gene encoding GTP cyclohydrolase II yields MTGTEIEAVIDHIAAGGIAAVVDDGRDPPDVDLVAAGSTLTEAKLAEIRALTTGQLHTPVAPERLDALGIPLMIETEANPVARSAAFTVTVDLADQAPQPGSLPGVVGTIRALADASRDAAAFRKPGHVAPLRGRSGGVLRRFGHTEAAIDLARLAELPPVAVLTALHTSEGRAARPEDAVKLLEGHDIPSIAISEIVRHRRLNERVVIRGAEAALPMAGGTFRAIAFRDTTTNEDHVALIKGAVAGGSPPLVRVHSECLTGDAFGSLRCDCGDQLAAATRRIEAEGRGVVLYMRQEGRGIGLANKLHAYQLQDDGLDTVEANHHLGFAVDLRDYGVGAQILRDLGLRELRLLTNNPKKTEGFRAYGLHVVEQIPLTVEPGEHNQRYLETKRQRMGHGV; encoded by the coding sequence ATGACCGGGACCGAGATCGAGGCCGTGATCGACCACATCGCCGCAGGCGGGATCGCTGCGGTGGTGGACGACGGCCGCGATCCGCCGGACGTGGACCTCGTGGCCGCCGGCTCGACCCTGACCGAGGCGAAGCTGGCCGAGATTCGCGCCCTCACTACCGGCCAACTGCACACGCCCGTGGCGCCGGAGCGGCTCGACGCGCTGGGCATCCCGCTCATGATCGAGACGGAGGCCAATCCCGTCGCTCGCTCGGCCGCATTCACCGTTACCGTGGATCTTGCCGACCAGGCGCCGCAGCCCGGCTCGCTGCCGGGCGTGGTGGGCACCATCCGCGCCCTGGCCGATGCGTCACGCGACGCGGCGGCGTTTCGCAAGCCGGGCCACGTGGCGCCGCTTCGCGGGCGCAGCGGCGGGGTGCTGCGGCGCTTCGGCCACACGGAAGCCGCCATCGATCTGGCGCGCCTGGCGGAGTTGCCGCCGGTGGCGGTGCTCACCGCGCTGCACACGTCCGAGGGTCGCGCCGCTCGTCCGGAAGATGCCGTAAAGCTCCTCGAAGGCCACGACATCCCCTCGATCGCGATCAGCGAGATCGTGCGCCATCGCCGGCTCAACGAGCGCGTGGTGATTCGCGGCGCGGAAGCGGCGCTGCCGATGGCCGGCGGGACCTTTCGCGCGATCGCCTTTCGCGACACCACGACGAACGAGGACCACGTGGCCTTGATCAAGGGCGCCGTCGCCGGGGGAAGCCCGCCGCTGGTGCGGGTGCATTCCGAGTGCCTCACCGGCGACGCGTTCGGCTCGCTGCGGTGCGACTGCGGCGACCAGCTCGCCGCCGCCACGCGGCGCATCGAGGCCGAGGGCCGCGGCGTCGTGCTCTACATGCGCCAGGAGGGACGCGGGATCGGGCTCGCCAACAAGCTGCATGCCTATCAACTGCAGGACGACGGCCTGGACACCGTCGAAGCCAACCACCATCTCGGATTCGCCGTGGACCTGCGCGACTACGGCGTCGGCGCCCAGATTCTGCGCGACCTTGGCCTGCGCGAGCTGCGCCTTCTCACCAACAATCCCAAGAAAACGGAGGGATTCCGCGCTTACGGGCTACACGTGGTCGAACAGATTCCGCTCACCGTCGAGCCGGGGGAGCATAATCAGCGGTACCTGGAAACCAAACGACAGCGAATGGGCCATGGCGTCTGA
- the ribH gene encoding 6,7-dimethyl-8-ribityllumazine synthase yields the protein MASDQDSALTDGEVIEPRLDGAGLSVGIVAARFNEFFTTHLLRACQRELRRHGVADEDVIVAWVPGAMELPITARELIASRDVDVVVCLGCIVRGETTHYDHVAQESARGIARAALDTGTPVIYGVVTAETLAQAVDRSGSRAGNRGGDAALAAIEMARVLAEVRQGRPVVPAAEL from the coding sequence ATGGCGTCTGATCAAGACTCGGCGCTGACCGACGGCGAAGTCATCGAGCCGCGACTCGACGGCGCGGGGCTTTCGGTGGGCATCGTCGCCGCCCGGTTCAATGAGTTCTTCACCACGCACCTGCTCCGCGCCTGCCAACGTGAGCTGCGCCGGCACGGCGTGGCCGACGAGGACGTGATCGTCGCCTGGGTGCCCGGGGCCATGGAGCTGCCGATCACGGCGCGCGAGCTCATTGCCTCGCGCGACGTGGACGTGGTGGTGTGCCTAGGGTGCATTGTTCGAGGCGAGACGACCCACTACGACCACGTGGCCCAGGAATCGGCCCGGGGCATCGCTCGCGCCGCGCTGGATACCGGAACGCCCGTGATCTACGGCGTCGTGACGGCCGAGACGCTGGCGCAGGCCGTGGATCGCAGCGGATCGCGCGCCGGGAATCGCGGCGGCGACGCGGCGCTGGCGGCGATCGAAATGGCGCGGGTGCTGGCCGAAGTCCGCCAGGGCCGTCCAGTGGTTCCCGCCGCCGAGCTATGA